In Acidobacteriota bacterium, one DNA window encodes the following:
- a CDS encoding aspartate aminotransferase family protein, which translates to MSTISDAKTATSADVRAKHKEFLFPSVTNYYKESVVLESGKGMYLKDADGKKYLDFFGGILTVSVGHANDKVNAAVKAQVDRLGHVSTLYPTLPIVQLAETLARITPGRLRKSYFTGSGTEADETAVVLAQVYTGRLEIIALRHGYSGRSILAQSLTAHAPWRAVPTQVAGIKHAPSPYCYRCPLKLTYPSCGVACAKDIEEIVRTTTTGQIAGFLAEPIQGVGGFITPPKEYFEIAVGIVRKFGGVFICDEVQTGFGRTGTHWYGISHWNVEPEIMTMAKGVANGMPLGVTIATPEVADSFKALTISTFGGNPISSTAANATIAVMEEIDVRKRAAEMGARLRAGLDGLRKKYPKTIGDVRGMGLMQGLELVADETVQDRTPAPEKAARLFEETKARGLLIGKGGLYGNVIRISPPLIVSASEVDDALKTLDESLAGWA; encoded by the coding sequence ATGAGCACGATTTCCGACGCCAAGACCGCCACGTCCGCCGACGTCCGCGCAAAGCACAAAGAATTTCTCTTCCCGTCGGTCACGAACTACTACAAGGAGTCGGTCGTCCTCGAGTCGGGCAAGGGGATGTACCTGAAGGACGCCGACGGGAAGAAGTACCTCGACTTCTTCGGCGGGATCCTCACGGTCTCCGTCGGGCACGCGAACGACAAGGTGAACGCGGCCGTCAAGGCGCAGGTGGACCGGCTCGGGCACGTCTCGACGCTCTACCCGACGCTCCCGATCGTCCAGCTCGCCGAGACGCTCGCGCGGATCACGCCGGGCCGGCTCCGGAAGTCGTACTTCACGGGCTCGGGCACCGAGGCCGACGAGACCGCCGTCGTGCTGGCGCAGGTCTACACGGGCCGGCTCGAGATCATCGCGCTGCGCCACGGCTACTCCGGCCGCTCGATCCTCGCGCAGTCGCTCACGGCGCACGCCCCGTGGCGCGCGGTCCCGACCCAGGTCGCCGGGATCAAGCACGCGCCGTCGCCGTACTGCTACCGGTGCCCGCTCAAGCTCACCTACCCCTCCTGCGGCGTCGCCTGCGCGAAGGACATCGAGGAGATCGTCCGGACGACGACGACGGGCCAGATCGCCGGCTTCCTCGCCGAGCCGATCCAGGGCGTCGGCGGCTTCATCACGCCTCCGAAGGAGTACTTCGAGATCGCCGTCGGAATCGTCCGGAAATTCGGCGGCGTCTTCATCTGCGACGAGGTGCAGACCGGCTTCGGCCGGACGGGGACCCACTGGTACGGCATCTCGCACTGGAACGTCGAGCCCGAGATCATGACGATGGCCAAGGGCGTCGCGAACGGGATGCCGCTCGGCGTGACGATCGCGACACCGGAAGTCGCGGACTCGTTCAAGGCGCTCACGATCTCGACGTTCGGCGGGAACCCCATTTCCTCGACGGCCGCGAACGCGACGATCGCCGTCATGGAGGAAATCGACGTCCGGAAGCGCGCGGCCGAGATGGGCGCGCGCCTCAGGGCCGGGCTCGACGGGCTCAGGAAGAAATATCCGAAGACGATCGGCGACGTGCGCGGCATGGGCCTCATGCAGGGCCTCGAGCTCGTGGCGGACGAGACGGTGCAGGACCGGACACCCGCCCCGGAGAAGGCGGCCCGCCTCTTCGAGGAGACGAAAGCCCGCGGGCTCCTGATCGGCAAGGGCGGCCTCTACGGCAACGTCATCCGGATCTCCCCGCCCCTGATCGTCTCGGCGTCCGAGGTGGACGACGCCCTGAAGACGCTCGACGAGTCCCTCGCCGGCTGGGCCTGA